The following proteins come from a genomic window of Nostoc sp. ATCC 53789:
- a CDS encoding DUF1257 domain-containing protein produces the protein MSHFSTLRTKITDAEILKASLRDLGISVKTEADVRGYNGQRVRSDIVAMLDGEYDLGWSRNSDGSFDLIADLWGVAKKHNQTELINSINQKYAVNKTLAEVKQRGLQNANVKLVLQ, from the coding sequence ATGTCTCACTTTAGCACCCTGCGTACCAAGATCACCGATGCCGAAATCCTCAAAGCTTCTTTGCGCGACCTCGGTATCAGCGTAAAGACTGAAGCTGATGTCCGTGGTTATAACGGTCAGCGCGTCCGTTCTGACATCGTTGCTATGTTAGATGGCGAATATGACCTCGGCTGGTCTCGCAACAGCGATGGTTCTTTTGACCTAATCGCTGACCTGTGGGGCGTTGCTAAGAAGCACAACCAAACCGAGTTGATCAACTCAATCAACCAAAAGTATGCCGTTAACAAAACTTTGGCTGAAGTAAAACAGCGCGGTCTGCAAAACGCCAATGTGAAGTTGGTATTGCAATAA